The sequence below is a genomic window from Salicibibacter cibarius.
GGAGTGCATGCTGATGTTAGCTTCTCTCACCCCTTTGGACTGGAAGCGAAGGGCGATCAAGTATTATCCGGAAAAAATAGCCGTCATTGATGAAGAAAAGCAGTTTACCTATAAGGAATTCGGGGAGCGTACTGACCGGCTTTCCGTAGCTTTGAATGAAGCAGGTATCCAACAAGGCGATCACGTTGCCGTTATGATTCCGAATACCCACTATATGCTCGAGAGTTTTTATGGTATTTGCCAGTTGGGTGCGGCAATGGTGCCGCTTAATTACCGATTATCCGCGGAAGATCTGGAATATATCATTAATCATAGCGATGCGAAAATGCTGATCGTCGATGAAGCGTTCACGGAGCCAATTGAGGAAATCAGGGAAAAGCTATCATTGGAAAAAATCATTATTATCTCTGTAGAAGGGCATTCTAATTACTTAGATGGGATCGTATATGAGGAATTTATCCGGTCCGTTCCATCAGATGCCGCGCCTCCCGAAGTGGCCATCGATGAAAACCAACTCCTAACCTTGAATTATACGAGTGGGACGACGTCCAAACCGAAAGGCGTCATGCTTACTCATCGCGCGAATTACATGAATGCCGCCAATTTTATGTATCATTTAAACGTTCGGCACGATGATATCTATTTGCACACGTTGCCGATGTTTCACGCTAATGGTTGGGGCGGTGTTTGGGCGATAACAGCAGCGGGGGCTACCCATGTATGTCTTCGGAAAGTCGATCCTCCGCACATTCTCGATTTGTTTGAAAATAAAAATATATCTCTTTTATGCGGTGCTCCAACGGTCATTAATATGCTCGTCAATGATCCAAAAGCAAAAGAAATCGACATCGCAACGAAGCCGCGGATGGCAACAGCAGGTGCGCCTCCGGCCGCAGCTCTTATCCAGAAAGCCCAAGACATTTTAGGATTGGACATGATACATGTTTACGGTTTAACGGAAACGTCTCCTTTCATTCTTTATTGTGAATGGAAAAAAGAATTCGACGATAAACCGGCTGAGGAACAAGCGGCCATAAAAGCGAGACAGGGCATTGAACTTGCGTTTAACGGGGAGACGAAAGTGGTTCGTGAGGACGGAGAAGAAGTAAATTGGGACGGAAATGAATTAGGCGAAATTGTCACCCGCGGGAACGTTGTCATGGAAGGATACTACAAGGCTCCGGAAAAAACAGAGGAAGCGATACGTGATGGTTGGTACCATACCGGTGATTTGGCGGTTACCCATCCGGATGGATTTATTGAAATCCGTGACCGGGCAAAGGACTTAATCATTTCCGGCGGTGAAAATATTTCTTCCACAGAGGTAGAAGGCGTGCTGTTTAAACACCCGGATATTATGGATGTAGCCGTTATAGCTGTTCCCGATGAAAAATGGGGCGAAATTCCGAAAGCCGTCGTTGTCCGGCAACCGGATACCCGTGTGACCGAAGAAAACGTGATTGCTTTTTGCCGCGAGAACCTCGCTCACTTTAAAGCGCCGAAAGCTGTCGAATTCGTGGAAAGCTTGCCGAAAACGGCAACCGGGAAGTTGCAAAAATTTCGTTTAAGAGAAGAGCATTGGCAAGGAGCGAAAAAAGTTAATTAGGGTCTATGAGGAGCCTTTTTCCCAAAAGGGGAGAAGGCTCATTTTCGTGCGTGAGCATTAGGAATATTTTAGTGAAAAAATTGATCGGCTTCGAAGTAGACTGGTCTGAGAGGAACAAGGGAAGCAAAGTAATCCCTCAGCCGGACATCGAGCTGATCCGAGAGGAACAAGGGAAGCAAAGTAATCCCTCAGCCGGACATCGAGCTGATCCGAGAGGAACAAGGGAAGCAAAGTAATCCCTCGCACGGACATCGAGCTGATCCGAAAGGAACAAGGAGAGCAAAGTAATCCTCCAGGCGGAGATCGAGTTGCTCCGAGAGGAACAAGGAGAGCAAAGTAATCCCTCAGGCGGAGGTCGAGTTGCTCCGAGAGGAACAAGGGAAGCAAAGCAATCCCTGAGCCGGACAACGAGTTGCTCCGAGAGGAACAAGGAAAAGCAGAGTGATGTCCCGCCCCTCTCAAAATGGGTATGATAACTTAAAGGAGGAAATCTAAAATCAGATGGAGTAGTTTTAGCGATAAAGAACAGAACAGCAACCGCGTGACTCAGAGCAGGTTCACTGTTCCTTTGACCGAAAACTACCATGCATTTGACTTCTTGTCCAACTAAAAGATTAACGCTTCAATTCGATCCCATACCCGGTCGCTTGTAGAATTGCGTCTTCTACCCTTTGTGCTTCATCCGGATCGGTTGCTTCGCCTACTTTTAAACCAAGGATGCTCTGTTCACGATGAATCGAGGGGTTTTTCTTTAACGCCCACGACGCGGGTATGCGGGCAACGGCTTCTTTTATAATTTCATTTTGTTTCGGGTTTTCGGCATACGTGACCGGAAAACCAGTTCGATAGGAAAGTT
It includes:
- a CDS encoding long-chain-fatty-acid--CoA ligase, whose amino-acid sequence is MLASLTPLDWKRRAIKYYPEKIAVIDEEKQFTYKEFGERTDRLSVALNEAGIQQGDHVAVMIPNTHYMLESFYGICQLGAAMVPLNYRLSAEDLEYIINHSDAKMLIVDEAFTEPIEEIREKLSLEKIIIISVEGHSNYLDGIVYEEFIRSVPSDAAPPEVAIDENQLLTLNYTSGTTSKPKGVMLTHRANYMNAANFMYHLNVRHDDIYLHTLPMFHANGWGGVWAITAAGATHVCLRKVDPPHILDLFENKNISLLCGAPTVINMLVNDPKAKEIDIATKPRMATAGAPPAAALIQKAQDILGLDMIHVYGLTETSPFILYCEWKKEFDDKPAEEQAAIKARQGIELAFNGETKVVREDGEEVNWDGNELGEIVTRGNVVMEGYYKAPEKTEEAIRDGWYHTGDLAVTHPDGFIEIRDRAKDLIISGGENISSTEVEGVLFKHPDIMDVAVIAVPDEKWGEIPKAVVVRQPDTRVTEENVIAFCRENLAHFKAPKAVEFVESLPKTATGKLQKFRLREEHWQGAKKVN